A DNA window from Vigna angularis cultivar LongXiaoDou No.4 chromosome 1, ASM1680809v1, whole genome shotgun sequence contains the following coding sequences:
- the LOC108347111 gene encoding uncharacterized protein LOC108347111, whose protein sequence is MASSKVLCRLSARLQTLAHSNFTKPSLSLLSNPLPLSARRLSRTFRLPVELASLESIMPLHSAVASARLVSSLSVESKGWGLVPQGISMPL, encoded by the exons ATGGCATCATCGAAGGTTTTGTGTAGGTTGTCAGCTCGGTTACAGACACTTGCTCACAGCAACTTCACCAAAccctcactttctcttctctccaATCCACTTCCTCTCTCTGCGCGCCGCCTTTCTCGTACTTTCCG GTTACCGGTGGAGTTGGCGAGCTTGGAATCAATTATGCCGTTACATAGTGCGGTGGCTTCAGCTCGATTAGTGTCAAGCTTGTCTGTTGAGTCTAAGGGTTGGGGGTTAGTTCCTCAAG